In Numenius arquata chromosome 17, bNumArq3.hap1.1, whole genome shotgun sequence, a genomic segment contains:
- the OTOP3 gene encoding proton channel OTOP3, which translates to MPGNKTSKQKPCHHCKSKSTSAPSDTSMIHYEKFWLYRHCSSVQQRDRQAQKAGQLFSGLLAMNVVFLGSAFISSMIFNHVAITLADVWVLLSILKVLCLCWIIYYLLGTSRQPHAVLYRDSHAGPIWIRGSVLLFGSFSILLNVFQIGYSAILIQCKSRVEIVFPSIEIFFILTQAFFLWHHSKDCIQVQHNFTRCGLMLTTATNLLLWLLAVTNDTIHMEIESQLREVEQRFEGNETASCTCPNTTVCQVFQKGYILLYPFSTEYCLVCCSMLYVMWKNVGRRISHHHVPHIKPKLKLQGVVFGPLLGTIAVIIGICVFMMYQIQATGSAPNRQVFVMYYSYYIVLLPLMSLVAVIGTIIHALEKKELDTLKNPTRSLDVILLMGAALGQIGMSYFSIVATVATDPRDLLNSLILSHSVLLILQTITQNVFIIDGLHRQPFVAATGTRQTGHAGEQAVASELPGEEETTTSSNQEHTEMSPGKEEEMKEEQNHEAYDQRRVNMLELGQEIRKASLSYIHSYSHLSWKRRALREISFFLVLCNIILWIMPTFGAHPVFENGLEKSFYGYSTWFAIVNFGLPLGVFYRMHSVGGLLEVYVTA; encoded by the exons ATGCCAGGCAACAAAACCTCAAAGCAAAAGCCCTGCCATCACTGCAAGAGCAAGTCAACCTCAGCCCCATCAGACACCTCGATGATCCACTATGAGAAGTTCTGGCTGTACCGTCACTGCTCTTCAGTGCAGCAAAGGGACAGGCAAGCTCAGAAAGCTGGGCAgctcttctcagggctgctggcCATGAACGTGGTGTTTCTGGGCAGCGCCTTCATCAGCAGTATGATTTTCAACCACGTGGCCATCACACTGGCAGACGTCTGGGTCCTGCTTTCCATCCTCAAGGTCTTGTGCCTGTGCTGGATCATATACTACCTGCTGGGCACCAGTCGGCAGCCGCACGCAGTTCTGTACCGGGATTCCCACGCTGGGCCAATCTGGATTCGGG GGTCAGTGCTGCTGTTCGGCAGTTTCAGCATCCTCCTGAACGTGTTTCAGATCGGCTACAGCGCAATTCTCATCCAGTGCAAATCCAGGGTGGAAATTGTGTTCCCCAGCattgaaatcttttttattttgacCCAG GCTTTTTTTCTGTGGCATCACTCTAAGGACTGCATTCAAGTCCAGCACAACTTCACCAG gtgtGGGCTGATGCTGACCACAGCCACTAACCTCCTCCTCTGGCTCTTGGCCGTCACCAACGACACCATTCACATGGAGATCGAGTCTCAGCTGCGTGAGGTGGAGCAGCGATTTGAAG GCAACGAGACTGCCTCCTGCACATGCCCAAACACAACCGTCTGCCAAGTCTTCCAGAAGGGCTACATCCTGCTCTACCCCTTCAGCACTGAGTACTGCCTCGTCTGCTGCTCCATGCTGTACGTCATGTGGAAGAACGTGGGGAGACGCATCAGCCACCACCACGTCCCTCACATCAAGCCCAAGTTAAAGCTCCAGGGGGTGGTCTTTGGGCCACTGCTGGGCACCATTGCTGTAATCATCGGGATCTGTGTCTTTATGATGTACCAGATCCAGGCTACAGGCTCAGCCCCCAACCGCCAGGTCTTCGTGATGTATTATTCCTACTACATTGTGCTCCTGCCCCTGATGAGTCTGGTTGCAGTGATTGGGACAATCATCCATGCCTTGGAGAAAAAGGAGCTGGACACGCTGAAGAACCCAACCCGCAGCCTGGATGTGATCCTGTTGATGGGGGCAGCCCTTGGCCAAATTGGCATGTCCTACTTCTCCATTGTTGCCACTGTGGCCACTGACCCCAGGGACCTGTTGAACAGTCTCATCCTGTCCCATTCTGTCCTCCTCATCCTTCAGACCATCACCCAAAATGTCTTCATCATTGATGGACTTCACCGGCAGCCCTTTGTAGCAGCAACTGGGACCAGACAGACAGGACATGCTGGGGAGCAAGCAGTGGCTTCAGAGCTACCTGGTGAAGAGGAAACCACAACAAGCAGCAACCAGGAGCACACAGAGATGTCTCCCggcaaagaggaagaaatgaaagaagagcAGAATCACGAAGCCTATGACCAGAGACGAGTGAACATGCTGGAGCTGGGACAGGAGATCCGGAAAGCTTCTCTGTCCTATATCCATAGCTACTCTCACCTGAGTTGGAAGAGAAGAGCATTAAGGGAGATCTCCTTCTTCTTGGTTTTGTGCAACATCATA CTCTGGATCATGCCCACATTTGGGGCTCACCCTGTCTTTGAGAATGGACTGGAAAAGTCATTTTATGGCTACTCTACCTGGTTTGCAATCGTGAACTTTGGCCTCCCACTGGGTGTGTTCTACCGAATGCATTCCGTCGGGGGACTCCTGGAGGTCTACGTGACAGCCTGA
- the OTOP2 gene encoding proton channel OTOP2: MNEEPVRKDSEIRHPNSGMGCGHKDDKASLASSQITSFSHQPHQPPSTPASKEVWKKGGRMFSILLAVHLALLACTLVSSGAFEKIAVHDYDVFFLLTVMMLIVIIWIIFYLFGTSRCPGAIPCKDSHAGPIWLRGGLILFAIFSLVMDVFKIGYYSSFYSCLSAIKIIYPIVQAIFVVVQTYFLWISAKDCVHVHLNVTRCGLMLTLTTNLAVWMSAVTDESVHKAHSKLKKNVTEEIFRWLMKAGMRSSSAEECNCNSQICQIFKNGYFWLYPFNIEYSLFASAMVYVMWKNVGRFIDHHSHHIHRLKFRLFRRTFFVGIVLGLIILVSGLGVLILYEVQVNSSTESSKKSQALTMYYIFNIVCLGLMSLVCIGGSVIYRFDKRDMDRHKNPTRTLDVALLMGAALGQYAISYYSIVAIVASTPRDAISALNLTYALLMIAQHTFQNIFIIEGLHRQPPKEDHKHDSRQKDLYGLTFVNINAVSLRVPDSGSTLAPSTASGAEAIHPSDFVRSLTAPKKMNWRRKFLREISMFLLLSNIILWIMPAFGARPQFDNDTELNFYGDSMWPAIVDICLPFGIFYRMHAVASLLEVYIMS, translated from the exons ATGAACGAAGAGCCCGTGCGGAAGGACAGCGAGATCAGACACCCCAATTCCGGCATGGGCTGCGGACACAAGGATGACAAAGCCAGCCTGGCTTCAAGCCAGATAACGTCTTTCAGCCACCAGCCTCATCAgcccccctccacccctgccTCCAAGGAAGTGTGGAAAAAGGGTGGCCGCATGTTCTCCATCCTGCTGGCTGTGCACTTAGCCCTGCTGGCCTGCACGCTGGTGAGCAGCGGCGCTTTTGAGAAGATTGCTGTGCATGATTACGATGTCTTCTTCCTGCTGACTGTCATGATGCTGATAGTCATCATATGGATCATCTTCTACCTCTTCGGCACCTCCCGGTGCCCAGGTGCCATCCCCTGCAAAGACTCCCACGCTGGGCCCATCTGGCTGAGAG GAGGCCTCATCCTATTTGCCATTTTCAGCCTTGTCATGGATGTGTTCAAAATAGGATATTACTCGAGCTTCTACAGCTGCCTGTCTGCAATCAAAATAATCTACCCCATTGTGCAAGCAATATTCGTGGTCGTCCAG ACGTACTTCCTGTGGATCTCTGCCAAAGACTGTGTCCACGTACACCTGAACGTTACCAG GTGTGGCTTGATGCTGACACTGACTACAAACCTAGCAGTGTGGATGTCAGCAGTGACAGACGAGTCCGTCCACAAAGCGCATTCAAAGTTGAAGAAGAACGTGACAGAGGAAATCTTCAGATGGCTCATGAAAG CGGGAATGAGAAGTAGCTCAGCTGAAGAATGCAATTGCAATAGCCAAATCTGCCAGATCTTCAAGAACGGCTACTTTTGGCTGTACCCCTTTAACATTGAATACAGTCTCTTTGCCTCTGCCATGGTCTATGTCATGTGGAAGAACGTTGGACGCTTCATAGACCACCACTCCCACCACATTCACCGCCTGAAGTTCAGGCTTTTCCGAAGGACCTTCTTTGTAGGCATCGTGTTGGGCCTCATCATTCTGGTGAGTGGTTTGGGAGTCCTTATTCTTTATGAGGTGCAGGTAAATTCCAGCACTGAATCCAGCAAGAAGAGCCAAGCACTCACCATGTACTACATCTTCAACATTGTTTGTCTGGGCCTGATGTCTCTTGTCTGCATCGGTGGCTCTGTCATCTACCGGTTTgacaagagagacatggatcGGCACAAGAACCCAACCAGGACCTTAGACGTGGCCCTGCTGATGGGTGCAGCCTTGGGGCAGTATGCTATTTCTTACTACTCCATTGTGGCCATTGTAGCCAGCACACCAAGGGACGCTATCAGCGCACTCAACCTCACCTATGCTCTCCTAATGATTGCCCAGCACACCTTCCAGAATATCTTCATTATTGAAGGTCTTCATCGGCAACCCCCCAAGGAAGACCACAAGCATGATTCTCGGCAGAAGGATCTCTACGGACTCACCTTTGTTAACATCAACGCAGTGTCCCTCCGTGTGCCCGACAGTGGCAGCACCTTAGCACCTAGCACTGCCTCTGGCGCTGAAGCCATCCATCCTTCTGACTTCGTGAGGTCCCTCACCGCCCCCAAGAAGATGAACTGGAGGAGGAAGTTCTTAAGGGAGATCTCCATGTTCCTTTTGCTGAGCAACATCATT CTCTGGATCATGCCAGCGTTTGGTGCCCGGCCCCAGTTTGACAATGATACAGAACTGAACTTCTATGGCGATTCCATGTGGCCGGCCATCGTGGACATTTGCCTGCCCTTTGGGATCTTCTACCGAATGCATGCAGTGGCCAGTTTGCTGGAGGTCTACATCATGTCCTAA